In Syntrophomonas wolfei subsp. wolfei str. Goettingen G311, a single window of DNA contains:
- a CDS encoding ATP-binding protein — protein sequence MGVDIEKQGYNVYLAGAMGTGKTTLAWEILERKAKNEPPPPDCCYVHNFKNPDCPQVLLLPAGMGSSFKKDLEAGIDRAIKTLLKAFESEEYEYEKNAILGVFVDETNRMYMQLDEEAHSYGFTISRNQNSINSVPLKNGEPLSQEEFISLPEEERAEIMKKSAIIQEKLNQAFRQFKELEKNIKVKVKELENETARSALAPFFAELFEKYRLCKELVEHIEAIQEDLLANYEVFVQPEEKSPLSLFRLIDRRTSLRRYQVNLIIDNSELKYAPVIFESNPTYANLFGQIEYEGEFGILATDFSKIKAGAIHRANGGYLILRVYDVIKNYYVWDALKRCLINQQIVVENLSRTLGLSNTETLQPQPIPAKLKVVLIGEPLYYYLLYNWDEEFRRLFRIRADFDIEVKKNRKRIKEYASFISSVCQKEGLKHFTPQAVAAVVDYATRLAEDKNKISTMLNKVVEIVIEADCWANYERAELVGLEHVKKAIVEKKYRSSLLENKIQDMMLEESLIINVNGKKVGELNGLAVYEIGDYAFGKPVRITAKTFMGEKGLVNIEREIRMSGNIHSKGVLTLSGYLGAKYAREKPLTLSASLTFEQSYQGIEGDSASSAELFALLSSLADLPIKQGIAVTGSVNQNGEIQPVGGINQKIEGFFRLCQMKGLNGEQGVIIPRKNLSQLMLEEELVEAVKKRQFTIWAIEDIDEGLEILMGRTAGKREENGRFSPDSVHALVDQRLKEWNSKKRQGMMYSDRAISEGRRTQKSRRRKGHE from the coding sequence ATGGGGGTAGATATTGAAAAGCAGGGTTATAATGTATACCTGGCTGGAGCCATGGGGACGGGCAAAACCACCCTGGCCTGGGAGATATTGGAGAGAAAAGCTAAAAATGAACCTCCTCCCCCTGACTGCTGCTATGTGCATAATTTTAAAAATCCGGATTGTCCACAGGTTTTACTCTTGCCTGCAGGCATGGGGAGCAGTTTTAAAAAAGACCTGGAAGCTGGAATAGACCGGGCCATAAAAACCTTGCTCAAGGCTTTTGAAAGTGAAGAATACGAGTATGAAAAAAACGCTATATTGGGTGTTTTTGTTGACGAAACCAATCGAATGTATATGCAGTTGGATGAAGAAGCACACAGCTATGGTTTTACCATAAGCCGTAACCAAAACAGCATCAACAGCGTTCCTCTGAAAAACGGGGAGCCCCTCAGCCAGGAAGAATTCATCTCTCTACCGGAAGAAGAGCGGGCCGAGATAATGAAGAAAAGTGCCATCATTCAGGAAAAACTTAACCAGGCTTTTCGTCAATTTAAGGAGTTGGAGAAAAACATTAAAGTAAAGGTCAAAGAGCTGGAAAATGAAACTGCCAGGTCGGCACTGGCACCATTTTTCGCTGAATTGTTTGAAAAGTATCGTTTATGCAAAGAGCTGGTGGAACATATCGAAGCCATACAAGAGGATCTCCTGGCCAATTATGAAGTTTTTGTTCAGCCGGAAGAAAAATCCCCTCTAAGCCTGTTCCGGCTAATTGACCGCAGGACTTCGTTGCGCCGCTACCAGGTAAATTTAATAATTGATAATTCGGAATTGAAATACGCTCCCGTAATCTTTGAAAGCAATCCTACTTATGCCAATCTCTTCGGACAGATAGAATACGAAGGAGAATTCGGTATTCTAGCTACGGATTTTTCCAAGATTAAGGCCGGAGCCATACACCGGGCCAATGGTGGCTATCTGATTCTACGGGTTTATGATGTAATTAAAAACTACTATGTATGGGATGCTCTCAAGCGCTGTCTTATAAACCAGCAAATTGTGGTGGAAAACCTGAGCCGAACGTTGGGTTTAAGTAATACAGAGACTCTGCAACCGCAACCCATTCCCGCCAAACTTAAAGTGGTATTGATTGGGGAGCCACTGTATTATTATCTCCTTTATAACTGGGATGAAGAATTCAGGCGACTTTTTAGGATCAGGGCAGATTTTGATATTGAAGTGAAAAAAAACCGCAAGCGGATTAAAGAATACGCCAGCTTTATCAGTTCCGTATGTCAAAAGGAAGGTCTGAAACATTTTACCCCGCAAGCAGTTGCTGCTGTGGTTGATTATGCTACCCGCCTGGCGGAAGATAAGAATAAAATATCTACCATGCTGAATAAAGTGGTGGAAATAGTGATTGAGGCTGACTGCTGGGCCAATTATGAGAGAGCGGAATTGGTTGGCCTGGAACATGTAAAAAAAGCCATAGTGGAAAAAAAATATCGATCTTCCCTGTTGGAAAATAAAATTCAAGATATGATGCTTGAAGAAAGCCTGATAATTAATGTGAATGGTAAAAAGGTGGGAGAACTTAACGGCCTGGCAGTATATGAAATAGGGGACTATGCTTTCGGTAAGCCGGTGCGCATCACCGCCAAAACCTTTATGGGAGAAAAGGGATTGGTAAATATTGAACGAGAAATCCGTATGAGTGGGAATATTCATAGCAAAGGAGTTCTTACCTTAAGCGGCTATCTGGGAGCTAAGTATGCCCGGGAAAAACCTCTAACCCTATCGGCCAGTTTAACTTTTGAACAGAGTTATCAGGGAATAGAAGGAGATAGTGCCTCCAGTGCCGAATTATTTGCATTATTATCCAGCCTGGCGGATCTTCCTATTAAACAGGGAATTGCAGTAACTGGTTCCGTCAATCAAAATGGTGAAATTCAACCAGTAGGAGGCATTAACCAAAAAATCGAAGGATTTTTTAGACTTTGCCAAATGAAAGGTTTGAATGGAGAACAGGGAGTTATTATACCCAGGAAAAATTTATCCCAGCTAATGTTGGAGGAAGAGCTGGTTGAAGCCGTAAAAAAACGACAATTTACCATATGGGCTATTGAAGATATTGATGAAGGTCTGGAGATACTTATGGGCAGGACAGCCGGAAAAAGGGAAGAGAACGGAAGATTTTCGCCGGACAGTGTTCATGCTCTGGTAGACCAAAGATTAAAGGAATGGAACAGCAAAAAAAGACAAGGAATGATGTACTCGGATAGGGCTATTAGTGAGGGTCGCCGCACTCAAAAGAGTAGAAGGAGGAAAGGCCATGAGTAA
- the yunB gene encoding sporulation protein YunB yields MFGPRINWPPIILVLILLASIIMTLALLDFELKSSILAIARSKAQIQAVESINQIVAKKIVTQIQYTDIVYVHKDEQGRVVLIQPNTIELNRLMTETMVEVTRAMSSMQENTISIPLGQLTGSRILAGYGPKIKVKTIPVSQINVNILNKFEQAAINQSRHLIYFQIEGRIKVAVPFLDDEVKISTTIPLAETIIVGEVPKTYVNFSGSGSGLNSLLGE; encoded by the coding sequence ATGTTTGGACCCAGAATCAATTGGCCTCCTATAATATTGGTATTAATTCTTTTAGCTTCAATAATAATGACCCTGGCTTTACTGGATTTTGAGCTGAAGTCCAGCATTTTAGCTATTGCCAGGTCCAAAGCCCAGATTCAAGCTGTGGAAAGTATAAACCAGATAGTCGCTAAAAAGATTGTTACCCAGATCCAATATACCGATATTGTTTATGTTCACAAAGATGAACAGGGCAGAGTGGTTTTAATTCAGCCCAATACTATAGAACTTAACCGACTCATGACCGAAACCATGGTAGAGGTTACGCGGGCTATGAGTTCAATGCAGGAAAATACTATTAGTATCCCTTTAGGCCAGCTTACCGGCTCAAGAATCCTGGCTGGTTACGGACCTAAAATTAAAGTAAAAACCATTCCGGTTTCCCAGATAAATGTAAATATATTAAACAAATTTGAACAGGCTGCTATCAACCAGAGCCGCCATCTAATATATTTTCAGATTGAAGGGAGAATAAAAGTAGCAGTACCTTTCCTGGATGATGAGGTTAAGATTTCAACCACCATACCCCTGGCAGAAACAATAATAGTGGGCGAAGTACCCAAGACCTATGTAAATTTTTCAGGATCGGGAAGCGGATTAAACTCCCTGTTGGGAGAATAG
- the gltX gene encoding glutamate--tRNA ligase, with protein sequence MSNIRVRFAPSPTGALHMGGARTALFNWLFARQNGGKFILRIEDTDFRRSREDSAQGIVEGLSWLGLDWDEGPDIGGPLGPYRQSERGDIYSRYLQELLDSGQAYYCFCSPEDLQKEREEAAQEKRDYKYGGRCKALKPEEASEMLQAGKPAVIRLKVPLDGNTVVPDLIRGDVSFSNALFDDFIIAKSDGWPTYNFAVVVDDFSMQISHVLRAEEHLSNTPRQLLIYRALGLKEPAFAHLSMILAPDRSKLSKRHGAISVQEFENQGYLPEALVNYLALLGWSTGKDIDIWSREEMMREFSLEHISKSPAIYDLEKLAWMNGQYMMRLDIESLMALVEPQAQQQGWLNEDNFDYFQQAVELVRNRAKTRDELLDALGYFFEEVKQYDEKGVKKHFGQQKASTMLSEVLEIVSNMGSFSAAELEEAFRQRAQELKIKAADLIHPTRLALSGRTATPGLFELMEVLGQEKCISRLEKALDFIAKLTTHGPEGHNHR encoded by the coding sequence ATGAGTAATATTAGGGTTCGTTTTGCTCCCAGTCCAACGGGGGCTTTACATATGGGAGGAGCCCGCACAGCCCTTTTTAACTGGTTGTTTGCCCGCCAAAATGGAGGGAAATTCATATTACGTATTGAGGATACTGATTTCAGGCGCTCCCGCGAAGATTCAGCCCAGGGGATAGTGGAAGGCTTAAGCTGGCTGGGTCTGGACTGGGATGAGGGACCGGATATTGGTGGCCCGCTGGGCCCATACCGCCAGAGTGAACGGGGTGATATCTATTCCCGTTACCTACAAGAACTTCTGGATTCTGGTCAAGCTTATTATTGTTTCTGCAGCCCAGAGGATTTACAAAAAGAGAGAGAAGAGGCCGCCCAGGAAAAACGGGACTATAAATATGGGGGCAGGTGTAAGGCATTAAAACCGGAAGAAGCCAGCGAAATGCTGCAGGCGGGAAAGCCGGCGGTTATTCGTCTAAAAGTTCCCTTAGATGGTAATACAGTAGTTCCGGACCTTATTCGTGGAGATGTAAGTTTTTCCAATGCCCTTTTTGATGATTTCATAATAGCTAAATCTGATGGCTGGCCTACCTATAATTTTGCCGTAGTCGTTGATGACTTTAGCATGCAGATTTCCCATGTGTTAAGAGCTGAGGAACACCTTTCGAATACACCTCGCCAATTGCTCATTTATCGAGCTCTGGGATTGAAAGAACCTGCTTTTGCTCATCTATCCATGATTTTGGCCCCGGATCGGAGCAAACTATCTAAAAGGCATGGAGCGATTTCTGTTCAGGAATTCGAAAACCAGGGCTATCTTCCTGAAGCTTTGGTAAATTACCTGGCACTTCTGGGTTGGTCAACTGGTAAGGATATTGATATCTGGAGTCGTGAAGAAATGATGCGGGAATTTTCCCTGGAGCATATCTCCAAATCCCCGGCTATATATGACTTGGAGAAGTTGGCGTGGATGAACGGTCAATATATGATGCGGCTTGATATAGAAAGCTTGATGGCCTTAGTTGAGCCCCAAGCCCAACAACAGGGATGGCTAAATGAAGATAACTTTGATTACTTCCAGCAGGCGGTAGAGCTAGTACGCAACCGGGCTAAAACTCGGGATGAACTTTTGGATGCTCTTGGCTATTTTTTTGAGGAAGTTAAGCAATATGATGAAAAGGGCGTTAAGAAGCACTTCGGACAGCAAAAAGCCTCAACCATGCTGAGCGAAGTTCTGGAAATCGTCTCCAACATGGGTTCCTTCTCGGCGGCAGAGTTGGAAGAAGCTTTCCGGCAGCGGGCTCAGGAATTGAAAATAAAGGCAGCGGATTTGATTCACCCTACCCGCCTGGCATTAAGCGGGCGTACGGCCACTCCGGGGCTTTTTGAGCTGATGGAAGTGCTGGGACAGGAAAAATGTATTTCCCGGCTGGAAAAAGCCCTGGACTTCATTGCCAAACTAACCACCCATGGTCCAGAGGGCCACAACCACCGATGA
- a CDS encoding methyl-accepting chemotaxis protein, producing the protein MARVERLLRLLDVRLRLMLAFTLIVAAVTGLMGVYATYVMSDKIVFTAQEKLKSDLALGRQIIELNFPGEWEVIDGKLYKGDVLMEENYEVVDRIGKLTGDTVTIFKGDTRISTNVMKDNQRQVGTQVSEQVAEAVLKRGETYIGRANVVGTWNETAYEPIKNSAGQTIGIWYVGVPATPYDEAVGHFRNSMVTYSLIGILIGFIAAFLIAASVHRPLDRIKSAVSEVSQGDLTQKVPVFAKDEPAQLALMVNLMVEKISELIGKTRQLAENVGEASGILLKTCEMSTSQMQDMTIKANDMNNSATSQADLTGRSKVVIGEMSEVIQQVARNSQEVSSSTMVANAKAQEGEKQVEKAIEQMGVISHTVNSTAHIVQGLGEKSQEINQIVDLITNIANQTNLLALNAAIEAARAGEQGKGFAVVAEEVRKLAEESGEAAKRIAGLIKEVQNEAVRAVKAMEEGTKEVAYGTEAVASAGEAFEMIIKGVTEISEEIQEMSAASEEMAASAETALESIEKTSAAAEDNLGYTRMIGQLAEEQMASVEEVNASIESLNKIVIEMEDAISYFKV; encoded by the coding sequence ATGGCTAGAGTGGAAAGGCTGCTGCGATTATTAGATGTGCGCCTGCGATTGATGCTGGCTTTTACCCTGATAGTAGCAGCAGTTACCGGCTTAATGGGAGTTTATGCCACCTATGTAATGTCAGATAAGATTGTATTTACCGCCCAGGAAAAGCTCAAGTCTGACCTGGCCCTGGGGCGGCAGATTATTGAACTTAACTTCCCGGGGGAATGGGAAGTGATTGATGGCAAACTATACAAAGGCGATGTATTGATGGAGGAAAATTACGAGGTTGTGGATAGAATAGGTAAATTGACCGGGGATACGGTAACTATTTTCAAAGGAGACACCCGAATATCCACCAATGTTATGAAGGACAATCAGCGGCAGGTAGGAACCCAGGTATCGGAACAGGTGGCCGAAGCAGTTTTGAAGAGAGGGGAAACATACATAGGCCGGGCCAATGTCGTAGGAACCTGGAACGAAACGGCTTACGAACCGATAAAAAATAGTGCCGGACAAACAATCGGTATATGGTATGTAGGGGTTCCGGCTACTCCCTATGATGAAGCGGTGGGGCATTTTCGCAATTCTATGGTTACTTACTCCTTAATCGGAATATTAATTGGTTTTATAGCGGCCTTCCTTATTGCAGCCAGCGTACACCGGCCTTTAGATAGAATAAAGAGTGCGGTGAGTGAAGTAAGCCAGGGCGACCTGACCCAGAAGGTGCCGGTTTTTGCTAAAGATGAACCAGCCCAGTTAGCTTTAATGGTTAACTTAATGGTAGAAAAGATATCTGAGCTAATAGGTAAGACCCGGCAACTGGCGGAAAATGTAGGGGAAGCTAGTGGCATTTTGCTTAAAACCTGCGAAATGAGTACCAGTCAAATGCAGGATATGACTATAAAGGCTAATGATATGAATAATAGCGCCACCAGCCAGGCTGATTTAACTGGTCGCTCCAAAGTGGTTATAGGAGAAATGTCCGAAGTTATCCAACAGGTGGCACGGAACTCCCAGGAAGTGTCCTCATCAACCATGGTGGCCAATGCCAAAGCTCAGGAAGGGGAGAAGCAGGTAGAAAAAGCGATAGAACAAATGGGAGTAATCAGCCATACCGTTAACTCTACCGCCCATATAGTTCAGGGCCTGGGTGAAAAATCGCAAGAAATCAATCAAATTGTAGATTTGATAACCAATATAGCCAACCAGACCAATCTTTTAGCCTTAAACGCTGCTATTGAAGCGGCCCGGGCGGGAGAGCAAGGTAAAGGATTTGCCGTGGTAGCGGAAGAAGTCCGCAAGCTGGCGGAAGAATCCGGGGAGGCGGCCAAGCGTATTGCCGGTCTCATTAAGGAAGTACAGAATGAAGCTGTTCGAGCCGTCAAGGCTATGGAAGAAGGAACTAAAGAAGTAGCTTACGGGACAGAAGCGGTAGCCAGTGCTGGTGAAGCTTTTGAAATGATAATCAAAGGGGTCACCGAAATTAGCGAAGAGATTCAAGAGATGTCTGCGGCCAGTGAAGAGATGGCAGCCAGTGCGGAAACTGCTTTAGAGTCCATAGAGAAGACCAGTGCAGCTGCCGAGGATAATCTGGGCTATACCCGGATGATTGGCCAACTGGCCGAAGAACAAATGGCCAGCGTGGAGGAAGTCAACGCTTCTATTGAAAGCTTGAACAAAATAGTAATAGAAATGGAAGACGCCATTTCCTATTTTAAAGTTTGA
- a CDS encoding DUF2197 domain-containing protein: MKQIAARCLLCGKTYDVEEDHKDFKKLSEAKEVPSFICDFCSNRVRHESDEKRKEKKPI; the protein is encoded by the coding sequence ATGAAGCAAATTGCGGCAAGATGCCTGCTCTGTGGTAAAACCTATGATGTAGAGGAAGACCACAAGGATTTTAAAAAACTAAGCGAGGCTAAAGAAGTCCCTAGTTTTATCTGTGATTTTTGTAGTAACCGGGTTCGTCATGAATCGGATGAAAAAAGAAAAGAAAAGAAGCCGATTTAA
- a CDS encoding alpha/beta hydrolase, translating to MENLRIRKYDGQELAALAFVPVEPIMVLLVSHGFRGAKENGGKIYSFASRLQELGIAVYAFDFIGSGASDGSFADITLSRQGDDLAVVMDYAYNRHQLPLLLLGRSFGGSTVLAGGSKDQRVAGFILWSTPVMLKDCFARIMGSDYNKLKEGQALRFQDEAGEFALNPGFIKDFDLHDMDQYLATIASRPVLIVHGKEDEAVDFTNAEYAARQLPNSQLYLVDQADHRFTGMTREREDITINWLRETFPHLS from the coding sequence TTGGAAAACCTCAGAATAAGAAAATATGATGGTCAAGAACTGGCTGCCCTGGCTTTTGTCCCCGTGGAGCCAATTATGGTATTGCTGGTATCTCACGGTTTTCGCGGAGCTAAGGAAAACGGGGGTAAGATTTACTCTTTTGCTTCCCGCCTGCAGGAACTAGGGATAGCAGTGTACGCCTTTGATTTTATAGGCAGCGGGGCCAGTGACGGCAGTTTTGCTGATATAACTCTCTCTCGCCAGGGCGATGATCTGGCGGTTGTAATGGATTATGCCTATAACAGACACCAACTCCCCCTGCTATTATTAGGGAGGAGTTTTGGGGGCAGTACGGTTCTGGCCGGGGGGAGCAAAGACCAGAGGGTAGCTGGCTTCATACTCTGGTCTACCCCGGTGATGTTAAAGGATTGCTTTGCTCGTATTATGGGCTCTGATTATAATAAACTGAAAGAAGGGCAGGCCTTACGCTTTCAGGATGAAGCCGGGGAATTTGCATTAAATCCTGGTTTTATAAAAGATTTCGACTTGCATGATATGGATCAATACCTGGCCACAATTGCCTCCCGGCCAGTTCTTATAGTACATGGAAAAGAGGATGAGGCAGTAGACTTTACTAATGCAGAGTACGCAGCCCGCCAGCTCCCTAATTCTCAGTTATATCTGGTAGATCAGGCTGACCACCGCTTTACCGGGATGACGAGAGAAAGGGAAGACATAACCATCAACTGGCTTCGCGAAACATTCCCCCACTTATCTTGA